In Acidimicrobiia bacterium, the DNA window TTTGTGTTCGGGTCCGAGGTCGCGCTGAAGATCATGGGGCTCGGGCTCGCGGTGGCGGTGTTGGTCGACGCGACTGTGGTGCGTCTCGTGCTCGTGCCGTCCACGATGGAGCTGCTCGGCGACTGGAACTGGTGGATCCCGAAGTGGCTCGACCGCGTGCTGCCGCGCGTGCACATCGAAGCGGGCAAGTCACTCGAAGACGAGCTCGTTGAGCTCCACGAGCAGGAGTCGGTCGAAGTCCACTGAACAACGCTACGAACGACGGTCCGGCGCCGCGGCGACGAAGCGAACGGAGTGAGCGGAGGANNNNNNNNNNGCATGCGAGCGCCCGCGGCCGGGGTATCCCCGGCCGCAGCGAGCGCGCGAATAGTGAGGACCGTGCACCCGCCGTCGACACTGGCGCCATGAGGTCGTACTCGTCGTTGGCTCGGGTCAGGCACCCCTGCGGCACACGGGAGGGCCCGCTGAGAGCTGCTTCCTTCCGGACCTGACTCGGTTCACAGGATCCCGTTGCGCAGGACCCGACCCTCGACGCCTCGTACGAGCCGTACCTCATTGCAGCCCGAGCCTCGGGCGGGAATTCAGCCCCCCATACGTGGGTTTGGGGTACAGGGCCCCACGAGCTCCCCGCCAAGCACGGTCGGGTGCCAGGCTACCCGGATGGACTACGAGGTGAGCCTCGCGACCGTCGAGTCACAGACGATCGCCGCGGTGCGCGAGCGCGTCACACCCGGCGACATCGCGTCTCGGTTCGGCGCGGCGCTCGACCAGGTGTGGCAGTTCGTGCGCGGGGCGGGCTTCGGCACCGGACACAACGTCTTCGTGTACGACGATGCCAACCCGGGACTCATCGAGTTCGGCGTGCAGGTCGACACTTCGTTCGAGGACGGCGACGTCGTCGTCTGCTCGGAGACACCGGCGGGCACGGTCGCGCGCGCCACGCATGTCGGACCGTACGACCAACTCGGCGTTGCGCATGCGGGCGTCCGCGCGTGGTGCCGCGACGAAGGCCGAGCGCTCGCGGGGACCTTCTGGGAGATCTACGGCGACTGGGACGACGACCCCGCGCGCCTGCGCACCGACGTCTTCTACCTGCTCGTCTGACTCACCCGGGTACCCTGATCGACCCCGGGAGGGGTGCGAGAGCGGCCGAATCGGCACGCTTGGAAAGCGTGTGTGGGGCAACTCACCGTGGGTTCGAATCCCACTCCCTCCGCCACTCCCTCCGCCGTTGCAGGATTCACAACATTCCCCCTGGTGAGCGTGCCACGCGAGCGCCCAGTCGCTCGCTGAAGGACCTCGCCTCTTTCGAAGCGGGTCGAACTCGGGATGGTCGCGCCCCCGAAACACACTTCGATGTCGGTGCTTGGACTCGGGTGTCGTGTGAGAATCGCGGAATGCCTCGTCAGCCCCTACCGCCGACTGCCGCGGTAGTTCGGTTCATCGACTGCATCAACTGCGGCGACCTCGAAGGTCTCGGCGCCTTGATGAGCGCCGATCATCGACTTGTTGTGCTTGACGAACGACCACTGGTCGGACGAGATGCGAACATCGACGCTTGGAACGGCTACTTCTCGGCCTTTCCTGACTACGTCATCTATCCACGACACATCGCGACGGCCGGCGCCAATGTCGCGGTGCTGGGAACGACTACCGGCTCTCATCTCGGCTTGGTCGACGAGGACGAGATGCAACTCGACGTGATCTGGCTCGCCGAGTCATCGGACGGGAGGCTGTCGCTGTGGCTGGTGGCGGAGGACACGCCGTCGCTTCGTGAGAGCACCGGCATTCCATCCACCGCCTGAAGGGTCATGAGCTCCCGGCCCGGAGAGGGCCCGCGTCAAAGTACGATCGAGGTCGTGGGTGCCTCGATGCTCGAAGACGAGCGCGGCGTTGACCGCCAGCAGATCAGGGAGCACCTCGCGCTGTCACCCGCCGAGCGCGTCGAACGACTGGTCCACACCGTCGCCGTCTGGAGCGAGATCCTTACGCAGGCAGGTACCCCGCCATTGGCTCGATGACGTTCGATCCAAGGCTCATCTGTGCCGCGCTCGAAGACGAAGGCGTTCGATTCGTGCTCATCGGCGGTTTCGCCGCGACGATCCACGGTTCTCCGCTCCCGACTTCCGACATCGACATCGTCCCTGCGCGCGATGACGAGAACCTTGAACGACTCGCGCGGGCGCTCGTTCGCCTGCATGCACGGCTGAGGACCGAGGGCGGGCCGGTCGATGTGCGCATCGACGCTGGCTTTCTGCGTGCGATGCCCTTCATCCTGAACCTGGTGACCGACTACGGCGACATCGATCTCACCTTCTCGCCGGCAGGTCGGCTCGACGGCTTCGACGGCTGGGACGAGGGCGCAATCGAGGCCGAGATCGGACCCGGTCTCGTCGTACGAATCGCCGCACTCGACGACATCATCGACTCGAAGCGCACCGCGGGTCGGCCCAAGGACGACCACGCGCTCCCGTATCTCGAGTCACTCCGCGACGAGATCCTGAGCCAACGCAAGGATCGTGGCCCGTAGGCGCGGGTTCGAAAGACGGTGCATTAGTTCCGCACCGTCGTGAGATTGACAACGTTTCCCCTGGTCGGATGGGGTTCGAAGGACGCACATTCCCTTCATAGCGAGTCCGCACTCGAGAGCGCATAGGTGCGTTCTGCACTGCCGCCACACGCGCCCCGCGTGTTCTCGGGCGCGCGTTCTTGCGCGCTGCCTCGTTCACCGGAATATCTACCGCTATGGGCGGGCACCATCTGCAGGTTCGGTGGAGCGAAGCAAGGCCCTGCCGGTTCCGCGCTCCCGCCGTTGGTGTTCTCACATGGCGCCGGCACGGCTCGGGAGCGCAGCTCTCACCAGGGTCAACGGATATTGGCATTCTCATTCGTTGGCGCGTAGGTGCGACTGCACGCGATGGTTTTGTAGCTCAGTCGTTCCCCGCCGCCGGGAGCGTGCTCGGCGCCGTCGAGCGTCGGCGGCGGCCACCGTTCATCTTGGGGCTTCGATTGCCGTTCTGGGCCACGGCAGTTCGCGGTTCGGGTGTGACCGCCGTTCCGTGGGCGTTGTGGACAACGACACGGTTTCGCCCTTTGAGCTTTGCCTCGAACATTGCGGCGTCAGCTCGCCCGAGGAGGGTGGGGAAATCTTCGTCCTCGTTGGCATCGACCACGCCGAAGCTTGCGGTGTACTTCGGCAAGCCCGCGTCGCGCACCGCGGTGTCGAGGTTGGCCCGAACGCTCTCGAGAGACGCCCCCGCGTCCACTGCGGTGCAGGACGGTAGGACGATGGCGAATTCCTCGCCGCCGTATCGGCACACAAGGTCTTGGCCACGCAGCGACCCGCGCAGCGTCTGCGCGAAGAGCCGCAACGCCCGATCGCCGGTCTCGTGACCGTAGGTGTCGTTGAGCTGCTTGAAGTGGTCGAGGTCGGCCATCACTATCGCGAATGGCGTGACGTCGTTGCGCAGCAGCCGCACCTTGTTCTCGAGCGCGCGCCGATTCAACAGCCCGGTGAGGCTGTCGGTGGCGGCTTGGAGCTGGGTCTCGGCCATGACCCGCAAGAGACCGATCCGTGCCCCGGCCAGGTTGGCCAACGTCTGGAGATCCCCAATCTTCTCTTCGCCGAAGACCGCGAAGGGCTCTGCGGTGGCGTGGATCACACCAACCGTGCGACCCATGATCGACACCGGCACGCACACGGCCGAACACCGGCCGAGTGCACGCCCGCGCAGCTTTGGGCAGGCGTCGAGCTCTTCGCTGTCGCTAAAGCGTTGCACCTGGGCGCGGCGCGCGGCGGGGCAGTGGTCGGGCGAGTCGACGCCACAAGTCGGGGGGTCACCGGTCGGCGATGACGCTGCCATACGTGACAAATGGGCATGACTGTTGTCGGCGAGGAGCAACTCGACCGGCGACTCCGGCAGCGTCGACACGAAGGCGCGTTCTACTGCCTCGATGACCTCGGGCTCACCCTCGGCCATCTCTAAAGCATTGGCCAATCGGGCCTCGAACTCTTGTCGTCGAACCTGGACCTCGCGCCGGTCAGCCTCGCCTTCGGCGTTGCTCACCGCTTCGGCCAACTGGCGTTGCAGCACCTTCGCGAACTCGTGGCTGCGCTGCTGCTGCTTGACGCTGCTGAACGACATCGCGGTCGCTACAGGGGCCGCGAATAGAGCCATCAAGCCTCCGACAACCAGATAGCGATCGCCACCCGAAACTACGACTGTCGCGACGAACGCCGC includes these proteins:
- a CDS encoding GyrI-like domain-containing protein, with the protein product MDYEVSLATVESQTIAAVRERVTPGDIASRFGAALDQVWQFVRGAGFGTGHNVFVYDDANPGLIEFGVQVDTSFEDGDVVVCSETPAGTVARATHVGPYDQLGVAHAGVRAWCRDEGRALAGTFWEIYGDWDDDPARLRTDVFYLLV
- a CDS encoding nuclear transport factor 2 family protein — translated: MPRQPLPPTAAVVRFIDCINCGDLEGLGALMSADHRLVVLDERPLVGRDANIDAWNGYFSAFPDYVIYPRHIATAGANVAVLGTTTGSHLGLVDEDEMQLDVIWLAESSDGRLSLWLVAEDTPSLRESTGIPSTA
- a CDS encoding sensor domain-containing diguanylate cyclase; translation: MTQRRGIEATEAEWGEAQAMAERLAGVYALAGTALAVGLSMVAAFVATVVVSGGDRYLVVGGLMALFAAPVATAMSFSSVKQQQRSHEFAKVLQRQLAEAVSNAEGEADRREVQVRRQEFEARLANALEMAEGEPEVIEAVERAFVSTLPESPVELLLADNSHAHLSRMAASSPTGDPPTCGVDSPDHCPAARRAQVQRFSDSEELDACPKLRGRALGRCSAVCVPVSIMGRTVGVIHATAEPFAVFGEEKIGDLQTLANLAGARIGLLRVMAETQLQAATDSLTGLLNRRALENKVRLLRNDVTPFAIVMADLDHFKQLNDTYGHETGDRALRLFAQTLRGSLRGQDLVCRYGGEEFAIVLPSCTAVDAGASLESVRANLDTAVRDAGLPKYTASFGVVDANEDEDFPTLLGRADAAMFEAKLKGRNRVVVHNAHGTAVTPEPRTAVAQNGNRSPKMNGGRRRRSTAPSTLPAAGND